The Pseudoalteromonas rubra DNA window ACACAGGACGATGCCCGGTTATCGCTCGATGAGATAGCACAGTTGGATAATACTTATCGTGAGAGTGCTAAATATCAAAAAGACGCGGCATTTTGGCAAGCGTATCTCGACGATTATCAGGGCGAACGCCTGCCTGAACGCTACTTTAGTGATACGGAACAGCAACACAGTACCCGGGCCATTTATCCGCTCTCCAGAACGGTTTTTGATAGTTTGCATGCGCATGCAGGTTGTCATAAGTTAGGGGCCGCTCAGGTGTTGCTGGCAACACTGGCTTACTACTTTTCTTTGCATACCAATCAGGCAACCCTGTTGTTTGGTAATCCGAGCCACAACCGTAAAACGGCGCTGCAAAAACAAAAGCTGTCGGTCTTTACCAGCATTAGTCCATTGCTGATTTCAACGCAAGGGGTAGATGTTATGAGTGAGCTGGTAAAACAGGTGGCGCAGACGCAAAAAGCAACCTACAGACACCAGAAGTACCCACTGGGCCAGCTCCTCAAAGACCAGCAACACAGTGGTGAGCAGGGCAGCTTCTTTGATTTTAGTTTTAACTATCTGACGTTGAATTTTGCCGATATTCACTTTTCAAATAAGGCTGCACGTTTTCATTACCTCAATGCCAATGCCGAAAAAATCCCATTCACTCTGACGGTATGGGATAACAATGACACGGACCTGGAACTGCAAATTGATTTTAACCATCGTTACTTTGCTCAGGCTGATATTGATGCCATTGAGCAAAGATATCAGCGAGCATTGGCCTATCTGGGGGAACATGGTCTAGATTGTGCACTAACAGACTTGCCATTTTCGAGCCCGGCGGAGCAGCAATGGTTGCTGGGGCGTTCGGCCAGCCCACTTAGTTACGACACAGAACTCAGCCTACACGAACAAATCAGCCGTCAGGCCCAGCTAACACCGGATGCCATCGCCATTGATATGCCCGGCGGTCGCACGCTGAGCTATGCCCAGCTGGACGCCGGTGCCAATCGCATCGCCGCATACTTGCAGCAACACTATTCACTCAGCGCCGATAGCATGGTGGGCGTCAGTACTGAGCGACATGCCGAGATGGTGATGGCCATACTGGCCATCCTGAAAACCGGTGCCGCCTATTTGCCGCTTGACCCGGGCTATCCCAGTGCCCGACTGGCACAGATCATTGACGATGCAAAGCCGGTCGTGACCCTCACCGATAACCCGGCCATCCTGCAAGGCCTGGCCACCGACACGCTGAGTCTGGCTGCGCTGAATGATGCCGCTGTCTCCGTGGCATACCAACCGGTGGCACATCAGGGCGATAATCTGGCCTACGCCATTTATACCTCGGGGTCGACCGGTAAACCTAAGGGTGTGGCGATCAGCCACCGTAACATCAATGCATTACTGAGCTGGGCTGATACGGTCTACAGCCGCGAGGACTATGCCCGGGTGCTGTTCAGCACCTCCATCAACTTTGACCTGTCAGCGTTTGAATTGTTTTTCACCCTCACTCGCGGCGGCACCTGTGTACTGGTCGACAATGCCCTGAGCCTGCTGACGCAGCCGGTTGAGGTTTCCCTGATTAATACGGTGCCGTCGGCCATTAAAGCCCTGTTGGAGCAGGCGGGCATTCCGGCTGGCGTGCGGGTCGTGAACCTGGCCGGTGAGCCGCTGGGTCGCGACGTGGTGAATCAGTTACTGCGCGACGGGCATTGCGAGCGGGTCTATAACCTTTATGGCCCGTCGGAAGACACCACTTATTCAACCTGTGCCTGTTTTACTCAGGAAATCGATCATGCGCCGGGGATCGGCCAGGTGATCAGCAACACCCAGGCGTTTATTCTGAATGACCAGCTGGCGCTGCTGCCGTATGGCGCAACCGGTGAGTTGTACCTGGGCGGTGACGGGCTGGCACGAGGTTACCTGAACCAGCCTGAGCTGAGTGCCGAGCGCTTTATTGATAACCCCTTTTATGACCCTGAGGTGGCGGGCAGTTCAACACGCTTGTACCGCACCGGCGACTTAGTGCGCTATCAGAGCGATGGCACGCTGGCGTTTGTGGGCCGGGCAGACGACCAGGTTAAAATTCGCGGCTTCCGGGTAGAGCTGGGTGAGATAAGCGAGCAGCTGAGCTGTCAGGCGGCCATCGACAGTGCCGTAGTACTGGCGAAAAGCGGGGCCAATGGCACCTATCTGGTGGCCTATGTTCAGCCTGCAGAGGCGCTGGACGAGGCAGCTCATTCTGACTTTATCAGTGCGGCACTGAGCGAGCTGGCAGGGTG harbors:
- a CDS encoding non-ribosomal peptide synthetase; the encoded protein is MKHSQWQLTASQRDILLDQLYFPDSPIYNIGGYIVCDNIDSTQLAQAHQALIHSHEAFQMRISQQGEEFTAYLSQDLDDSLPVIDFSAEADAERSAKAWLDTQFARTQAVFDTQLARGFLLKISQQQHWYVGLSHHLAMDGFGFAIWVQQLADLYNGEQTQDDARLSLDEIAQLDNTYRESAKYQKDAAFWQAYLDDYQGERLPERYFSDTEQQHSTRAIYPLSRTVFDSLHAHAGCHKLGAAQVLLATLAYYFSLHTNQATLLFGNPSHNRKTALQKQKLSVFTSISPLLISTQGVDVMSELVKQVAQTQKATYRHQKYPLGQLLKDQQHSGEQGSFFDFSFNYLTLNFADIHFSNKAARFHYLNANAEKIPFTLTVWDNNDTDLELQIDFNHRYFAQADIDAIEQRYQRALAYLGEHGLDCALTDLPFSSPAEQQWLLGRSASPLSYDTELSLHEQISRQAQLTPDAIAIDMPGGRTLSYAQLDAGANRIAAYLQQHYSLSADSMVGVSTERHAEMVMAILAILKTGAAYLPLDPGYPSARLAQIIDDAKPVVTLTDNPAILQGLATDTLSLAALNDAAVSVAYQPVAHQGDNLAYAIYTSGSTGKPKGVAISHRNINALLSWADTVYSREDYARVLFSTSINFDLSAFELFFTLTRGGTCVLVDNALSLLTQPVEVSLINTVPSAIKALLEQAGIPAGVRVVNLAGEPLGRDVVNQLLRDGHCERVYNLYGPSEDTTYSTCACFTQEIDHAPGIGQVISNTQAFILNDQLALLPYGATGELYLGGDGLARGYLNQPELSAERFIDNPFYDPEVAGSSTRLYRTGDLVRYQSDGTLAFVGRADDQVKIRGFRVELGEISEQLSCQAAIDSAVVLAKSGANGTYLVAYVQPAEALDEAAHSDFISAALSELAGCLPDYMVPKLGRVIPHWPLTANGKINKKALPEVDPGAQQDHYVAPQTDLEQAVCEIWAELLHLDAAQISTTASFFALGGHSLLSVKLAAS